The following coding sequences lie in one Caproicibacterium argilliputei genomic window:
- a CDS encoding VTT domain-containing protein → MDIVLHLDKYLNVLISQYNVLAYVVLFVAIFIETGLVVTPFLPGDSLIFATGAIAAVGSAISAPLMLLLFYVAAIGGDTMNYHIGHMLRERIHRKEHIPLIKMEYIDKTHAFFERHGGKAITIARFVPIIRTFAPFVAGVGEMTYRHFLRYNFIGGFLWVSLMFGIGFFFGNISFVKTHFSLIVIAIIFISVLPAAVAFLHSKAHASAKDEADA, encoded by the coding sequence ATGGATATTGTTCTGCATTTGGACAAGTACCTGAATGTGCTAATCAGCCAGTACAATGTGCTTGCGTACGTCGTTTTGTTTGTTGCCATTTTTATTGAAACGGGATTGGTGGTCACGCCGTTTCTGCCCGGTGACTCCCTGATTTTTGCAACCGGCGCGATTGCGGCGGTCGGCAGTGCCATTTCCGCGCCGCTGATGCTTTTGCTTTTTTACGTGGCAGCCATCGGCGGGGATACCATGAATTATCACATTGGGCATATGCTGCGGGAAAGGATTCATCGAAAGGAGCATATCCCGCTCATTAAGATGGAGTATATTGACAAGACACACGCTTTCTTTGAGCGTCACGGTGGGAAAGCTATTACGATTGCTCGGTTCGTTCCCATTATCCGCACATTTGCACCATTTGTAGCGGGTGTGGGGGAGATGACTTACCGGCATTTTCTTCGATACAATTTTATCGGCGGATTCCTGTGGGTATCGCTGATGTTTGGCATTGGCTTTTTCTTTGGCAATATCAGCTTTGTGAAAACGCATTTCAGCCTCATTGTGATTGCAATCATTTTCATCTCTGTGCTTCCTGCCGCAGTTGCATTTCTTCACAGCAAGGCGCACGCTTCCGCAAAGGATGAAGCAGATGCATAA
- a CDS encoding APC family permease, with protein MRAKLRSVLLGKAIKSAESESQKYSAFWGLPILSSDAVSSVAYAGEEVLLVLIPVLGAASYKPLLGVAAAIVALLTILVFSYRQTIDCYPQGGGSYSVASDNLGRLPGLVAAASLSIDYVLTVAVSVSAGTAAVTSAVPGLLPFKVYIALLLVAFLTLGNLRGLRESSILFGVPTYLFIVSVIVMILAGLVKVLIFHDVPAQTAAMLPRETGGLSVLLLLKAFASGCTALTGVEAVSNGVPNFKNPAQKNAKKVLLLLALLVLTVFVGICTLIALYQVVPGSSETVVSKLATNVFGTGSVMYYVIQATTTLILVMAANTSFSGLPQLLSILARDSYVARSFADRGLRLNYSNGILLLSVLSAGLVVIFQGDTHHLLPLYAVGVFLSFTLSQTGMVLHWRKVRGERWKHKAVINGIGAVTTAVTCVIIAATKFINGAWIVLICIPVLVLLMLAIRKHYDHVRANLAVTQDAGALVLSHSVKAKILLPIQSVNKSFIKALNYALSLDGDLEIYHVSTDASVTEKLLNQYATLGLKEKIVVEEAPYRNVNELLIHHVDAMEKKLGAHEMLTVVLPQFIIPKWWHNILHNQTSIRLRASLLHRRNVVVVSIPYIINE; from the coding sequence ATGCGTGCAAAATTAAGATCTGTCCTACTTGGAAAAGCAATTAAAAGCGCGGAGAGTGAAAGTCAAAAGTATTCCGCTTTCTGGGGTTTGCCAATTCTGTCCAGTGATGCGGTTTCCTCGGTGGCCTATGCCGGCGAAGAAGTGCTTCTTGTCTTGATTCCGGTTCTCGGTGCGGCATCTTACAAACCGCTGCTTGGCGTGGCTGCTGCGATTGTTGCTCTGCTGACCATTCTGGTTTTTTCGTATCGGCAGACGATTGACTGCTACCCGCAGGGGGGCGGCTCTTACAGTGTTGCCAGCGATAATTTAGGCAGACTGCCGGGCTTGGTGGCAGCCGCTTCTTTATCCATTGACTATGTTTTGACAGTTGCGGTTAGTGTCAGCGCGGGTACTGCGGCGGTGACATCGGCTGTTCCGGGACTGCTGCCGTTTAAAGTTTACATTGCACTGCTTTTAGTGGCTTTTCTGACGTTGGGAAATCTGCGCGGTCTGCGCGAGTCTTCCATTCTGTTTGGTGTGCCGACCTACCTGTTCATTGTCAGCGTGATCGTCATGATTTTGGCCGGGCTGGTCAAAGTGCTGATTTTTCATGATGTGCCGGCACAGACAGCCGCAATGCTACCCCGTGAGACAGGCGGTCTTTCTGTTTTACTGCTTTTGAAAGCCTTTGCTTCCGGCTGCACGGCACTGACCGGTGTGGAAGCGGTCAGTAACGGGGTTCCGAATTTTAAGAATCCTGCCCAAAAGAATGCTAAAAAAGTCTTGCTGCTGCTTGCTTTGTTGGTGCTGACAGTTTTTGTGGGAATCTGTACTTTGATTGCTCTTTATCAGGTGGTGCCGGGCAGCAGCGAAACGGTGGTTTCCAAACTTGCGACCAATGTGTTCGGGACCGGCAGCGTGATGTACTACGTGATTCAGGCAACGACCACCTTGATTCTGGTGATGGCTGCCAACACTTCGTTTTCCGGGTTGCCACAACTGCTTTCTATTTTGGCGCGTGACAGTTATGTGGCAAGAAGCTTTGCAGATCGTGGCCTGCGCTTGAATTATTCAAACGGCATTTTGCTGCTATCGGTTCTTTCTGCGGGTTTGGTTGTGATTTTTCAGGGCGACACGCACCACTTGCTGCCGCTGTATGCGGTGGGCGTTTTCCTTTCTTTTACACTTTCCCAAACAGGCATGGTTCTTCATTGGCGGAAAGTACGCGGTGAGCGTTGGAAACACAAAGCGGTGATTAACGGCATCGGCGCGGTGACCACTGCGGTTACCTGTGTCATCATTGCAGCTACAAAGTTTATCAATGGGGCTTGGATCGTTTTAATCTGCATTCCGGTGCTGGTTTTGCTGATGCTCGCCATACGTAAGCATTACGATCATGTTCGGGCTAATCTGGCAGTGACACAGGACGCAGGGGCACTGGTTTTATCCCATTCCGTAAAAGCTAAAATTCTTCTTCCCATTCAGTCCGTCAACAAATCCTTTATTAAGGCGCTCAATTATGCACTGTCGCTGGATGGTGATCTGGAGATTTATCACGTCAGCACGGATGCATCAGTCACCGAAAAACTGTTGAATCAATACGCGACTCTAGGCTTAAAAGAAAAAATTGTTGTGGAAGAGGCGCCCTACCGCAATGTGAATGAACTGCTGATTCATCACGTGGATGCCATGGAGAAAAAACTTGGCGCGCATGAAATGCTGACCGTAGTTCTGCCACAGTTCATTATTCCGAAATGGTGGCACAATATTTTACACAATCAGACGTCAATACGGCTGCGTGCGTCCTTACTGCATCGGCGTAACGTGGTAGTTGTTTCGATTCCGTATATAATTAATGAATAA
- a CDS encoding transketolase, with protein MNSTEKTALKVTACKVRMGVIEGVYHAKSGHPGGSLSAADIFTYLYFKEMRIDPKNAKNPDRDRFVLSKGHTCPGLYAALAERGYFPKEELKSLRHIGAMLQGHPDMKHTPGIDMSSGSLGQGISAACGMALAGKLDKKAYRVYTLLGDGELEEGQVWEASMFAGHHNLDNLCVLVDSNGLQIDGPVAEVGGPAPIDKKFEAFGFDVQTIDGHDFDAMEKAFAHARGVQGKPSCIILQTVKGKGVSYMENAVGWHGKAPNDEEYRQAMTELKASLAGLEA; from the coding sequence ATGAACAGCACTGAAAAAACAGCACTGAAAGTTACCGCATGCAAAGTCCGCATGGGCGTGATTGAAGGTGTTTATCACGCAAAATCCGGTCATCCCGGCGGCTCGCTTTCTGCTGCCGATATTTTCACTTACCTGTACTTTAAGGAAATGCGGATTGACCCGAAGAATGCAAAAAATCCTGACCGCGACCGCTTTGTCTTGAGCAAAGGTCACACCTGCCCCGGTCTTTACGCTGCGCTGGCTGAGCGTGGGTACTTTCCGAAAGAGGAGCTGAAGTCTCTGCGCCATATTGGCGCAATGCTGCAGGGGCACCCAGACATGAAGCACACGCCCGGCATTGATATGAGCTCCGGCTCGCTCGGGCAGGGCATTTCCGCCGCGTGCGGTATGGCGTTGGCCGGAAAATTGGACAAAAAGGCATATCGTGTTTACACGCTGCTCGGTGACGGCGAACTGGAAGAGGGTCAGGTGTGGGAGGCTTCCATGTTTGCGGGGCACCACAACCTGGACAATCTGTGCGTACTGGTGGATTCCAATGGCCTGCAGATTGACGGTCCTGTGGCAGAAGTTGGCGGACCGGCTCCAATTGACAAAAAGTTTGAGGCGTTCGGCTTTGATGTGCAGACCATTGACGGTCATGATTTTGATGCGATGGAAAAAGCTTTCGCACATGCACGTGGGGTGCAGGGCAAACCCTCCTGCATTATTTTGCAGACAGTGAAAGGCAAGGGCGTGTCCTACATGGAAAATGCGGTCGGCTGGCATGGCAAGGCACCGAACGACGAGGAGTACCGGCAGGCTATGACAGAACTGAAGGCATCACTCGCTGGATTGGAGGCATAA
- a CDS encoding transketolase family protein, with protein sequence MAEMVKKATRESFGMAVTAAAKENPNIVVLDADLAAATKTAIFKKEFPERFIDVGIAECNMIGIAAGLATCGKIPFAASFAMFSAGRAFEQVRNSVGYPHLNVKIVGSHAGISVGEDGATHQCLEDIALMRTIPGMVVLNPSDHYEMMAAVKAAAAYAGPCYIRLGRLAVESFNNNDDFHFEIGKGLTLREGSDITIAATGLMVSEALKAADALKAEGIAARVLDIHTIKPLDRELIVKAAKETGKIVTVEEHNIIGGLGEAVCSTLCEEYPAPVVRMGTHDCFGHSGPAVDLLKEFGLCAEGIIKTVKQTLDK encoded by the coding sequence ATGGCTGAGATGGTTAAAAAAGCAACGCGTGAATCGTTTGGCATGGCAGTCACGGCGGCTGCCAAGGAAAATCCGAACATTGTTGTGCTGGATGCAGACCTTGCGGCTGCAACAAAAACCGCAATATTTAAGAAAGAATTTCCGGAACGCTTTATTGATGTCGGTATTGCTGAGTGTAACATGATTGGCATTGCAGCCGGTTTGGCAACCTGCGGAAAAATTCCGTTTGCTGCAAGTTTCGCCATGTTCAGCGCGGGTCGCGCATTTGAACAGGTTCGCAATTCGGTTGGGTATCCGCACCTCAATGTAAAAATCGTTGGTTCCCATGCGGGCATTTCTGTCGGGGAAGACGGTGCAACCCATCAGTGCCTGGAAGATATTGCTTTGATGCGCACCATTCCGGGCATGGTTGTGCTGAACCCCTCTGACCATTATGAGATGATGGCGGCGGTTAAGGCAGCTGCGGCTTACGCGGGGCCCTGTTATATTCGCTTGGGGCGTTTGGCGGTAGAAAGCTTCAATAACAACGATGACTTCCACTTTGAAATTGGCAAGGGGCTTACGCTGCGTGAAGGCAGTGACATCACGATTGCAGCGACCGGACTCATGGTTAGCGAGGCACTGAAAGCAGCAGATGCGCTGAAAGCAGAGGGAATCGCTGCCCGTGTGCTGGACATTCATACAATCAAACCGCTTGATCGTGAGCTGATTGTCAAGGCAGCCAAAGAAACGGGGAAGATTGTTACCGTTGAGGAACACAACATCATCGGCGGTCTCGGTGAGGCAGTTTGCAGCACGCTGTGCGAGGAGTATCCGGCACCGGTTGTTCGGATGGGCACGCACGACTGCTTCGGGCACTCCGGCCCGGCGGTGGATTTGCTCAAAGAGTTCGGACTTTGTGCAGAGGGCATTATAAAGACTGTCAAGCAGACTTTGGACAAGTAA